DNA sequence from the Cryptomeria japonica unplaced genomic scaffold, Sugi_1.0 HiC_scaffold_380, whole genome shotgun sequence genome:
atgaaagAGCAAATtgcttttaattaaaatatagaagCAAATAAAAGTATTAATGAGTTAAAAATTAAGGGATAATTTAGTCTACTATGGTTAAAAAGTCTCTGTAGATGGAGACAAACAGAAACACACATGCACGAGAGGCTATGTTGAATGGAGATTCATTAATGCAAAGAAATGAAAGATGCAAGAGAAAGCAAGATAAGTGATAAAACTATAAAAAAATGCAAGAGAAATATTCGAAAATGTAGTATGTACAAATGATAGATTGACTTGCTAGGCTTAGAAATTAGAAGGAAAAAGGTATTTATAGATGTCTTCAAGGGTGAATCCAATAttaggatgaatgtgggataaaatattGGATTGGAGATGTTGGCCCCACATGCATTAGGTGAGTGCAATAGAtggatatgaaaaatgataaatagGGGATGGATTGGGTAATGCAAGAAAGATTAGGAATCATATGCAtacaatatattattaaataaatggataaaataatagaatatatatttatttaatggatTAAATGGGATAATGGATAAATGGATATACTATTAGAATATTGgatatttatatataataaaaaaggGAAAACGTTATATATAATAATGGATTCACCTGATTAATGGAAAAATTTAGATCAATTGATAGTAATTGTTGCATTGAATGAAATATTGAGTGGTTATTATGTCTTCATTACTAATTTGATTGCAAGGAAAAATGCACCTTCCTATCAATAAATATCTttaggataaatttgagataaaCATACATTTTAAAGCATAAAAGATAATTATAAatacaatttaaaagataaaagcatattattttgaataataattgatattaaatataaaatctaaataaaaaaaggATAATGATTTGATTTAAGAAAACTCAAAAAGATTGTCTAGCATTACAATTGtgataattataaatttaaagcaTAAATAAATcacaattataaatttaaaatgtaaataataatttaatttaagttaagaTGAATTTATAATTGTGAAGATAattatcctattttatttttataatattttatttcacgaggataaactaaaataaaataacataatttaaaatctaataaaatctCTTAtactataattttaaatttattttatatttggattataatatctaaatatttttatttatttattttgattttactTTTAGATTATAAAGGTAATGTTTGAATATTTCATGGCTTCGACCCATAGCTCAAACATTTGGTAAGGTTGTGCCAAGGCTTTGGGTTCTTCCCATGTAAGTCCAAGGTTCAACTCTCACTAGCTAGGTTTACCCAACAATTGGGTTGTTTGAGCCTGCTCAGTTGTCCATTGAGGGATTTTTGCCTTAGCTAGCACCCTCTAtacccccaaaattggcaaaaagtaAGGCTAAGGCAAGGAGGCAAGATGTGATTGGATTGCCGGGTTATCTCATGACatcaaaaaaagattaaaaaaatgtttaaataTTTCACTTTATTAGAATAActcattatttaattttaattatcaaTATTTCAAAAATTAATCATTATTTTCATCTAATTAATAAAgtaaatattttcatatttatcTGGAGCATTAAATATATGCTTTTAAGTAGATAAAGCAACGTACATGGAGCAAATGCATGACAaaaagaagaattgagatacaaatagaagaatgttacAATGGATTTGGTCTCtctattaccttgcaccaatggagtGACAACGCTCATTCAAAGAGGACTTAACATAACACAAAGACATATCCAATAGCACATCACTAGGGAAGAACATTACAAACAAGCAAGCACACAAGAAGAGGATCCATGACACAAATGAAGCCAATCAAGCAAATCATATACCTCCCCATCTTTCTTAACTTCATTTAGGGAAGGTAACTGACAAGATGCAAGGGGAGCAATATCGAGCATCATAGATGGAGCTACTACCAGTTCCacacaaggaccattctctaacaatgtatcactttgtttgtcactaggagctatgGTTAATGCTTTGGAAAATCTCGAAGATAACTCATGATTGATTTCAATAACCTCATACATATTATCGGAATCATTAGAATTATTTGCATCAGCATTGTTAACATCATGAATattatcatccatatcatcatctagattaatcacAATAGGATCTTTAATGCGAAAAGAACAAGTATCATGCTTAGACAATTTGATCTTCTTAATATTTTCCTCCTCTCTTGGGGTAGTTATGGTTTGGTAAAATGGGATCAAAGCATGGTTGTTTTAGGGGggtaaatggtttgggaagcaagttccagagctttacaaaaatgtcttcaGCATCGATCACAAGCATTACTGTTTCGTTTGGTTTGGTTTGAAATTTGAGAAGACCACCATCGACTCCTTTTCTTCGTTTGTAGAAGGAGGAATGGAAGGAACCTCACTAGTCACTAAGTGGAGAAATACAAGATACTAGATGTTTGTATGAAACAGGAGGTGGAACTGAAGCATAAATAAGAGGAATACAATGTGTAGGAAGGACTCCAAGCGTAGGATGAGGAGGTGGGACATCCTTGGGTTTACTTAGATTGGAAattatttcatgtttttatttttgGTAAGATAAGAAGAAAATGTCTTGACGAGGTTGTAATGATTAAGGTGTTTGAGGCCAAAAAATAAGTCAAGGTTAAAGTCTTTATGATTCGTTAAATCAGAGGATGATGACCATTTTCTCACATTGTTAGTAAACCACTTATCATACATTGTCATTATTGTGATAAAGTTTAAATTATATATGACTCTTGTAAAAAGTGATAAAGACTTTTAGATGTCTCTCATAAGCTAATTCATCAAGATTTTGATAAATTACAGGCATGACTTTCGCATGtacttaaaattttaatttctaaaaCTTTTAAAAGAGGAAGCTTTTAGGATTTTGTGTGGAAACTAACATAAGGAAGCTTTCACACGTAAGTTTCTCTTTTAGTatctatatgtttcttcatttgtgAGATGAAAGTAATATTTTTAATGTATCTCTTTCATATGGATCCTTTTCAATATATAGACATCACAAAGTACATACAATAATACTTTTAATTCCCACCTCTTTATCTTAATATGAATGTTTTCTCACTCTCCTATTACATACTactaatcatttaaaaaaattctCACATTGTTCTTTGCATATGTTGTAGGATTAAAATTAAGTGACAAAAATATCATATACTTCATTTCTTTAATTTAGAAAATAATTTCTTCACAACTTAATATAGAATTCACAACTTTTACGAACAATTAGATGAGCTCAAAATTTTCATTGAGATACTTGATTTTGATATCATGAAGATAAATAAATGATGATGATCTATAAATCACAAAACAAAAAGATATAAAAAAAGCTCCaattcatcttgatagaataaaaaataaaatatcttctagaaattttaaattttaaaaatacatataatataatatttaagacACACAACCATATTCACCAATAATCCAACTAAATTAGACATACAACTACATTATTTATAACGTGCCCCAACAGACATTATCGTGGTCGCATGCCCACGGCATTTGATTTTGCCAATTGCATGGTTGAGGGCTACCTCTGAGGTCGCCGACTGTTACTTTCAATTTGACTCTGACTTAATCTGTGGCGAGGGTGCATCGCTCTCATTTATACAAAACCTCGTTCCACTATACATATCTATGACAAATATGGCATAATGTGGCGGGGCTTGAGCATGAGGACTCTCCTGATTATTTGTGTTTGCATGACCATACTCTACAACTCAATCTCTGCAGGTAACAAATTCTTAAATATGGTGTGAACGGGTGGTTTATTCTATATTCATTTATATTGAATTATGGCTACTTGTGCAGATTGTAACAAAGTAGCTGTTAGCAATTCCCTGATACGAGACAATAATTTGCCTGCGAAAGAGGAGGTGGTGTTTTATTTGGTGACGCCATGGTGGATACCATCTATTCGGCCGTGGAAGCCCTGGGATGTACGAACATACCAATTGCTTTTACTGGAAGTGGATGGCCGTCTTATGGAACTGGAGATAATGCTTATGTTGCTACCATGGAAAATGCCCAGATGTACAACAATAATCTAATCAAACGTGTTTTGTCTAACATAGGGACGCCCAAGAGACCTTGGAAAAGCATGGAGGTTTTCATCATTGCTCTTTTAAAAGAGAAGATGAAAGGAGGGGATGAGACGGAGCGTCACTTCGGCCTCTTCTACCCGAATAAAACGCTTGTGTACCCTGTAAACTTCTATCATTAAATATTATCTATTGTGACATTAGAGTTGCACCAGGTGTCGCTATAAGCGGAGAGGCGTTCAATTTGTATTGAAACATCCCGTCAATCTTCACCAGTTTGACAGCAAACTGTTTAGCAGGTTTATAGGCAAGTAGAtgtttctttgtttgcataaataTGCATACTTGATGAGTACAAGTCCACCGAGTTCTTTGGCTGTTTTGGTCTCTATTCTCTCTGCTGTCTTATATCTTTTAATTTTGCAGTAACATATTCTATTTTTGTATCAAAGCCCTTCATTCTTGTTTGAACAGTTTGAAAGCTGTGCTTGGTAAAATTATCCTTACGAACTGCTTTGTGAGgtgaatttttttgttgttgtagtatTGGAGAATTTGAGGTGAATATTGAGCGGGTTGATGAGCTGTGAGCCATCTTCCTATTAAGTTTTGTCTACTATGTGCTTGAGAAGAAGCTGTCAAAAAAGGTTGCATGAGAAAAGATTTTCACTGCCGCTAAAGAGGTTGCTTGTCATAACCCTAATCTCTCTTTCTAtttaaaatagaataattgatttAGAAATGCAATATATTGGTATTTCaaaatgaatttattaattaattttcaaatacaATTTAATTATTGCTCTTTTGGAATTTCTTTAGACTTTAGTATTGTCTTCTTCTCGGTAAGAGAAACATTTCTTAATTGGTGTCAAGAAGGATGATAAGTGGAGGCCAAATATAGCTATCCGCTAAGTAGAAAAGACTATAACTAGACAATAAGAAAACGAGGTAGGTTCTATTGGTTGAAAAGGATGGTGATAGGAAAATAGGTGATAAAGAATATTGGGATTTTTGAAGATATTTTTAGTAGTGTCTATAAATTGAACTAGAGGTCTTGATTTTTAAAGTGTAGAAGCAAGGAGTTGAAGTTCAAAATAAGTCATTACTATAAGGTGTGCAAGGAAATATAGTACTTTCTTTCAATTTGCATGCTTTGTTCTTTGGAAATTTTGTAATCAATGACAAGAAAAATCTTGAAGGACATTTTCTTTGGCTAGGTTTAACTAGTACACTCTAAGATCTAACATTCCACATGAGTCAAAGTCTTATTTCcatttccattttcatgttttgTCACATCAGTCATGGTTATCGATGTCATGGTTAAGATTTAAACTTTTTTCAAAAGTCCTCTCACCCAACTAACAATCATGATCATTGTCTCTCGTATACCATCAACTATCCACTCCATTATAAACATAAATGCTAAACCCTATAAAGTATCTATTGGTAAGGGTAGAGAGCAAAGATCATGTGTTTGATGTGCACAACGTATGCAAGAAAGTGATGAAAAAGTCAAGGAATAGTGAGGACAAGACATCGTTTGAAATTGCAAGAGAAGTCGTGGAGAACTAGTGGTGGCAACATAGTTGACCACCATAACATGTGTTGCTTCCTTCATCGTCCTAGGCATTTTTTATTTAGagactaatgtcaaagtggattgAGGGAGTCCTATTCTTATATCCTACATTTTGTTTAAGCTCTTCCTTATTTTAGATTGTATAGCCTTTGTTCTATCTCTCTTTATTTTTATAATGTGTGAGATCAGCTCAAAGCTTACCACAAGGGACAGGATGTTGTTCATGATTGTCAGTAATTTAGCTGCTCACTCCAGCTTTGGTTTCACCCCTTTGTTAGATCAAAATGATTGATATTAATCATGAGGAAACAAACATGATGAGTACATAAATAAGAAATAAAATGTACTTGAATTTACATAACTATCACTAACAAAAGAACACTATGCAATAATGTATTATGCTAATATTCTCCCCATTATTACATTGCTATTGCAAAAGTGACCTTGAAATCATAAAATTCACCTTGCCTTGGGACCCGCCCTTAATGATTACATTAGAAAACTCATTGATTACATATAATGAATGCAtatttttgagaaaatattttcttGAAGAAACAATTTTGAATCAAGTGATGATCCATCAAGCTACCTCATGATCCTTAGAAGGGTTTATCTTTAAGCTAAATTTTTGGGTTCTCAATCCCAAACTATTAAATCACAAAGTCTTGAATTATTTGACAACAATCTGTACTGGGCTACAATAGAGATGGACATCATTGTCTTCTGACTATGAAAGGGAATAATTCTTGGTAATAATCTCAAAATCTTGTTGGACAATAATCCACATTGAGCTCAACACCAAATCATGAAGTTGTCTCTAAAATCAATCTTCACAATacaagaattcctcaaatttgtcAGCACGgacaaagaaagataagaaagggaAAATAAGACCAAAACACCAAAAATGCTTCTGAATCAAGACACCATATAAGAGtgagaagctaacttgagatgatgGAAATTATGCTATCCTTTGGTGTAGCCAGCCTCCAAATGTGAAGGCTCAAAGAGAAAATTGTTGAGGCTTCATTCTTGATCTTGGTAGAAATATAGTAGACAAgtaatttttcaaattaaaataGATTATTCTACCATTAATACTTATTCATCCATTCCCTTTTGATCCTCCTTTCTATGTGGGGATACATaccttattggatttttctcaacATCAAagaattttgatagtggtatcaagGTTAAACTGTGTAGTTTTTTAGtcaactcattgacccatgtttcatgagtagtggtccTTGGAGGGAACTCAATGGTTAAGCGCTCTTGAGTTGGAGTAGTAAAAATGAGGTTGCAAGcaaagtgggtttaaccttggagggaacgttgtggttaagtgtgcttgagttggagtagtactgggatgggtgacctcctgggaaggcccaatgcttcacccctgtgagcatcacctagatgcaatgagtgctaagtggaccattcattctcatgagagatgggttcttgtgaaccatgcctcatgaaacatgggtcaatgagtttggcTCAAAAACTACACAGTCAAACCCTTATAGCAATACCATAGTTTGACTTGctatggaaaatacctcctacttattaATCAAATAATTTCTCATCACTCTTGTTCTTCAAAACTATCCCTTCTTCTTGCCAAAAATATTTAAGAAAATTGATCATCTCTAACAATGGAAAGGGTTATGCAAAAGGTTTGTTGATTTGATGTAAATCACCATAGGTTGTGGTTGAAagtattacaatttatttatttttttggggtTGATTTTGATAATGATTTCCTACCCCTTGCCTCCTACTCTTATTCCACATATTCAGAGCATGATTCACAAAGGAAACATTATCATCGTGTTTTTCTAATATTTGTGTCTCTTCAATTTGACTTGTGTAGCCaactgatgttttttttttttacttaatgAATGTTATTCAAGTTTCTTTTCATGTTAGGGGATAAAGCTTAATATAGAATCAAAAAGGCTTCAGAGGCTCTACACTTGGAATTCCTTTCATGCACTCTCTCAAAGGATTACCTGGAAGAATATTAATTAGAATTTCCCTCAAACAAGCTTGTATAATGTCCTCTACATGGTCATTGCATCTATGAGTGAGAATGATACATGGAAACAAGGAGCAAGAGAAAAGATCCACCTACTCCAAATATaacataaattaaaatattttcaaataacaAAACATAGAGGATTAGATCATTTTCTTGTTGGAATAAATAATAATTTCTCCTGTTGTTTGCTAAAGATTGGTCCTCCTTCACCACCAGTGGTAGATAATATTATCTTCATTGTTTGTAATATGATTTGTCCTCATCTTCACTATCTGCCAtagaaattgtgttatgatttgtcTTATCTCTAGTATCCACCACCTAAACCTTTATTCACCAATTGTAGGAGATTAAACGCCTTGGCACTATCATTGTGGAATTTTCTATAAACCTACCTTTATGAAACTGTTTTAAGTTAGTGGAACACAAATTACAAATTTCAAGAGAACTCTATAGAGttccatatttttattttttattttaattaaggaaacaaaagGTTTTGAGGGGGACTTGAAACctcatacaataggttttgaagggacccaaaagcATTATATTTTGTGGGGATCGGAGCCCACTCATAGAAGAATGCTACAAAAATATATTACTTAAGAAACCAACTGTTGGTgtgaataaatattcattatggatattattacactttacttaagttaacttaggataatgcatctcttcgtagtttggatttgagacaattagggaagtgtgcacatagggatataacttgtaggagaaattacaccttttgtggtcttattttgctgttacactccacattcagtgggtcatccacctcttgtggaatattatattatttctcctacctacctctagtattttttacctacccttgtttctcattgagccacatgtcatgattgtgtgctcgtacatccatatggccttgcttatataagtaggcctatattcattgtattggtgaatccaattgatcatttgcatgttgatgagagtacagtttgttcttgtcattcttttgtctctccttTATAATTTTCGTTGTGCccatgatcttggcaaaatctcacttggtatcagagccattgggccttcaattgattggtttttggagacatcttggaagactTCTATTTTCATATCTGAGagacaacatcttttggaggcatatTAGAGCATTTTCAATCTCACCATTGCatccgagaggccgtttccataaaaattgagtataaactcgacctattttggcaaaaatcgaattttgggtgttggaggaattttttgcccaatttgggtagTACGGTATGAAATTTTTGGatctcaaacaaaaaaaaaatctgaaatttttttttccagttttgaaaaagttttgtttgaaaaaaaaaaagaaaataattttttttgcaggtcTGTACCTTTTGCTGAGTCAGCAACGCCCAGTTAGCAGCGCATAGTCAGTGCCCAGTCAGTAGAACATATTCAGCTGCCCAGTTAGCGCCcagtcagcattttttgaaaaaaaaattagacccctttctgttgagcagtttggatttttgggtcaactttggaggctcataacttgctcaattttgctcctttttgggtgcaatttttttttgatttgggctaatttgttcattctcttcgcagtggtgtggttattttctgattttggtgtatacgtttttcagaatttttggattctctcagctgtacttgtccaatcctcaattttgcaacttcaaaggcttcgtttgagctcatccGACCTCCTTTCCAGgtgccttttttttttaaagtgcatatttttttgtctactttcataatctatgatcatattttaggtattttgagtggaaattgtactttaatatattggtcttatttggcctatttggtacttgtaaattgcttggatattagtttagatctcttccattattagtttgagtctcttttggccttattgagtcagttgtaaagttgaaatcagaagtccactttgccattttttgcaagtggcccattgtacacgcactaagtataaagtgccaaaacattacttttgggggggttctttgattgagtgaatttggggggggggggggtgtcttgtgtgattgtgcctctctttccttgtgctctttcattttttttgcaatgagtcctcataaatttccacctttaactccacataattatgcatcatgaaaaattaaagtatggagcaaattaatggaaaaagatctcacacattacatagatggaactatAGCAGCACCGCCTGATCCTAAGGCTcgattagaatggctcactaaaaattgcatggctcttggaactttgcataagtatgtatcagatgacctcactTTTCAaaattgagaagtgtactacaatcaaagaggcttgggatatgtttcaaaaattgtatggtcaagttgatgaaatcagaggttacaagattgaaaatgagcTCACCAatttggatcccaagagttttgatacaatccaagattatgtcaccaaagcaaatgagctaagagcaaagcttaatgattgtggaattgacaaaaaagatgctcagttaatattcaacttgttggacaagcttgcactagaatatgtagcatttgtgtctagcttccaaactcatcgtttgacagtggggagttcctatattatgccttcatt
Encoded proteins:
- the LOC131068975 gene encoding uncharacterized protein LOC131068975 — encoded protein: MWRGLSMRTLLIICVCMTILYNSISADCNKVAVSNSLIRDNNLPAKEEVVFYLVTPWWIPSIRPWKPWDVRTYQLLLLEVDGRLMELEIMLMLLPWKMPRCTTII